In one window of Verrucomicrobiia bacterium DNA:
- a CDS encoding MBOAT family protein, with translation MLFNSISFALFFLIVFGVYWSLVDRRSQLNWILISSFAFYAVWSLAYAIIFVGVISLNYWVSLAVAKRHSKTLLIFILIFDLTFLAWHKYAEFLLENILKLVDLVGSRPLVWSLPEILLPLGISFYTFQLIACVVDIYKGHAPIQSWRNFTLFVLFFPHQLAGPIFRIDELVPQFRERPKWSEIRWREGGWWIGLGLFKKVILADSLGFYVDEVFEDLDEAMPLGTLLAVYGFAFQIYFDFSGYSNIARGVGLLLGFDILHNFNIPYLAKSFREFWQRWHISLSRWLRDYLYIPLGGNREGVLMTNRNLLITMLLGGLWHGANWTFILWGGYHGVLLILNHWASSLKIRLPAFLNILIVFHLCLVGWIFFRAESWQDVKLVFYQVSQDMTGLFEEKFWKAIHEEHPFLFVILFVSLAGHVIAVWKRPSFWWSLPDWILAVGVVLLIFVIIIFAPDNQPFIYFQF, from the coding sequence ATGCTCTTTAATTCTATTTCCTTTGCGCTCTTTTTTCTGATTGTTTTTGGGGTTTATTGGTCTTTGGTGGATCGTCGTAGCCAGTTGAATTGGATTTTAATTAGCAGCTTTGCTTTTTATGCAGTATGGAGTTTAGCTTATGCGATTATTTTTGTTGGGGTGATCTCTTTGAATTATTGGGTGAGTCTTGCGGTGGCCAAGAGACATTCTAAGACTTTGCTGATTTTTATTCTTATTTTTGATCTAACTTTTTTGGCTTGGCATAAGTATGCGGAATTTTTGTTGGAGAATATTTTAAAATTGGTGGATCTTGTGGGAAGTCGGCCACTGGTTTGGAGTTTGCCAGAGATTTTGTTGCCGTTGGGAATTTCGTTTTATACGTTTCAATTGATTGCTTGTGTGGTGGATATTTATAAGGGACATGCACCGATTCAGTCGTGGCGCAATTTTACTTTGTTTGTGTTGTTTTTTCCGCATCAGTTAGCGGGGCCTATTTTTCGGATTGATGAATTGGTTCCGCAATTTAGAGAGCGCCCGAAGTGGAGTGAGATTCGTTGGCGGGAAGGAGGATGGTGGATTGGTTTGGGTTTGTTTAAAAAGGTGATTCTGGCGGATTCTTTGGGGTTTTATGTCGATGAGGTGTTTGAGGATTTGGATGAGGCGATGCCATTGGGCACGCTACTGGCGGTGTATGGGTTTGCATTTCAGATTTACTTTGATTTTAGCGGTTATTCCAATATTGCGAGGGGAGTGGGCTTGTTGTTGGGTTTTGATATTTTGCATAATTTTAACATTCCTTATTTAGCAAAAAGTTTTCGGGAATTTTGGCAACGTTGGCATATTTCGCTTTCGCGATGGTTGCGCGATTATCTTTATATCCCGCTGGGTGGAAATCGGGAGGGGGTTTTGATGACAAATCGTAATCTTTTGATTACGATGTTGCTTGGGGGTTTATGGCATGGAGCAAATTGGACTTTTATTTTATGGGGTGGTTATCATGGAGTGCTTTTAATCTTAAATCATTGGGCAAGTTCTTTGAAAATTCGGTTACCTGCTTTTCTAAATATTTTGATTGTATTCCATTTGTGTCTTGTTGGGTGGATTTTTTTTCGAGCGGAATCTTGGCAGGATGTTAAGTTAGTTTTTTATCAAGTTAGTCAGGATATGACAGGCTTGTTTGAAGAAAAGTTTTGGAAAGCTATTCATGAGGAACATCCTTTTTTATTTGTGATTCTTTTTGTTTCTTTGGCAGGTCATGTCATTGCAGTTTGGAAGCGACCAAGTTTTTGGTGGTCGTTGCCAGATTGGATATTAGCGGTAGGAGTGGTATTATTGATTTTTGTTATCATTATTTTTGCTCCCGATAATCAACCTTTTATTTATTTTCAATTTTAA
- a CDS encoding TolC family protein has protein sequence MSRYFFWNAFFLFFIFSQNAWTQDNKIVSSSQPMKFTLAEAVTRALEKNPDLLKAKAEIQRLAGVTYEVRAAALPHLTLEGSFTQTDEYLLGRNSGRNFSSRSSSLEGQDFSSQPNFDQFTDEQWQVGIRFSKLLYDGGETRARIEQAKLGEQAGFYQLQEAILDVVFNVRQIFYTVLVNRARIAVEEQNIHLLSAELDRQKKFLEAGTVARFNVLRADVAVSNAKPQLIDAKNQYRISLRQLAKLLAIDGAESEDFHEDTLEVVGDLEVKPRKVELRPLLMSAFNKRPALQVAKLGVSSQLVAIRVARSGYYPRLEAFATYGYSHENFTDELYANDGGYTAGVQGSWNIWDGLETKGRVDQARAQWRSSVVNKEDVARGIDLEVRTAYSHFVEAAELVESQKGNVKLADEALRLAGSRFEAGAGTQLETLDAQTELNRARLNELQARYRYQVALAEIARSAGGDAFFSRMP, from the coding sequence ATGAGCCGTTATTTTTTTTGGAATGCATTTTTTTTATTTTTTATTTTTAGCCAAAACGCTTGGACTCAAGATAATAAGATAGTTTCTTCATCGCAACCCATGAAGTTTACTTTAGCTGAGGCCGTTACTCGCGCTTTAGAAAAAAATCCGGATTTATTGAAGGCCAAGGCAGAAATTCAACGTTTGGCGGGGGTAACTTATGAAGTGCGGGCTGCGGCACTACCGCACTTGACTTTGGAAGGTAGTTTTACCCAAACCGATGAGTATTTATTGGGTCGAAACTCAGGACGGAATTTTAGTTCTCGAAGCAGTAGTTTGGAAGGTCAGGATTTTTCTTCGCAACCGAATTTTGATCAATTCACCGATGAGCAATGGCAGGTAGGTATACGATTTTCTAAACTGCTTTACGATGGGGGAGAGACACGTGCGCGTATTGAACAAGCGAAATTAGGTGAACAAGCTGGTTTTTATCAATTACAAGAAGCCATTTTGGATGTGGTGTTTAATGTGCGTCAAATTTTTTATACGGTTCTTGTCAATCGCGCTCGCATTGCAGTTGAGGAACAGAATATTCATTTACTAAGCGCAGAACTGGATCGGCAGAAAAAATTTCTCGAAGCGGGAACGGTGGCTCGGTTTAATGTTTTGCGGGCCGATGTGGCGGTGTCTAATGCGAAGCCGCAATTGATTGATGCCAAAAATCAGTATCGCATTTCATTGCGACAGCTGGCTAAATTGTTGGCGATTGATGGAGCGGAGAGCGAAGATTTTCATGAAGACACTTTGGAGGTAGTTGGGGATTTGGAAGTCAAACCGAGAAAGGTAGAACTTCGTCCTTTATTGATGTCTGCTTTTAATAAGAGGCCAGCCTTGCAAGTGGCGAAGTTGGGGGTTAGCTCACAACTTGTCGCGATTCGTGTGGCGCGTTCAGGTTATTATCCACGATTGGAAGCGTTTGCTACGTATGGTTATTCACATGAAAATTTTACGGATGAATTATATGCTAATGATGGAGGTTACACAGCGGGTGTTCAAGGTAGTTGGAATATTTGGGATGGGTTGGAAACTAAAGGGCGTGTAGATCAAGCACGAGCGCAATGGCGATCTTCCGTTGTGAATAAAGAAGACGTGGCGCGTGGGATCGATTTGGAAGTGCGCACGGCTTACTCTCATTTTGTTGAGGCTGCAGAGCTGGTCGAATCGCAAAAGGGCAATGTAAAATTGGCTGATGAAGCGTTGCGTTTGGCAGGATCGCGTTTTGAAGCGGGAGCCGGTACGCAACTGGAAACTTTGGATGCCCAAACGGAATTGAATCGCGCTCGTTTGAATGAATTGCAAGCGCGTTATCGTTATCAGGTTGCTTTAGCAGAAATTGCTCGGAGCGCAGGGGGTGACGCTTTCTTTTCGCGAATGCCTTAG
- the chrA gene encoding chromate efflux transporter, which translates to MLIQSFTPNFRDALRFWMKLGWINFGGPTGQIAILHHELVTRKKWIEENHFLHALNFCMILPGPEAHQLAIYLGWLLHGTRGALAAGIFFVLPSLIILWLLSYFYVLYGQMLWVSSIFEGLRAAILAIIVGAVIRLGKKTIQNKILVLIAWFAFLGLTLFKISFPWIILSAAATGIIFKKELSLLPTTPLTGPAALVLEERFNWNQFFKTLTLGLLIWWGPILLAGILAGWQSVFFQQGLFFSKAALVTFGGAYAVLPYVAQHAVDQFGWLTHAQMMDGLALAETTPGPLVIVLQFVGFLGGWHKAGSLPPLLTATFCSGITAWATFVPSFLWIFLGASYTEKLQQKKNFVAALAAIAAAVLGVLASLTFWFAQAAFLKEGKINFFVLLTAGACFWLLKRLEYRVVPIILFGALAGAAKFYFLS; encoded by the coding sequence ATGTTAATTCAATCTTTCACCCCCAATTTTCGTGACGCTTTGCGATTTTGGATGAAACTAGGGTGGATTAATTTTGGTGGACCTACTGGTCAGATTGCCATTTTGCATCATGAACTAGTCACTCGTAAAAAGTGGATTGAAGAAAACCATTTCCTACACGCTCTCAACTTTTGCATGATATTGCCGGGCCCTGAAGCACATCAACTTGCGATTTATTTGGGTTGGCTGCTGCATGGAACTCGAGGTGCGTTAGCTGCTGGCATTTTTTTTGTTTTGCCTTCCTTGATCATTCTTTGGCTATTGAGTTATTTTTACGTTTTATACGGTCAAATGCTTTGGGTCAGCTCTATTTTTGAAGGATTACGAGCTGCGATTTTAGCCATTATCGTAGGAGCTGTAATACGACTAGGAAAAAAAACAATACAAAATAAAATTTTAGTGCTTATTGCATGGTTCGCTTTTTTAGGATTAACCCTTTTCAAGATTTCTTTTCCGTGGATTATTTTATCTGCTGCGGCAACGGGTATCATTTTTAAAAAAGAACTTTCCCTTTTGCCAACAACTCCTCTTACTGGTCCTGCTGCCTTAGTTTTAGAAGAGAGATTTAATTGGAATCAATTTTTTAAAACTCTTACTTTGGGATTATTGATTTGGTGGGGACCGATTTTATTGGCTGGCATTCTAGCTGGTTGGCAATCAGTTTTTTTTCAACAAGGTCTTTTTTTTAGCAAAGCAGCCTTAGTCACATTTGGCGGCGCTTATGCCGTCTTACCTTATGTTGCCCAACACGCAGTTGATCAATTTGGGTGGCTTACTCACGCTCAAATGATGGATGGTCTCGCTCTGGCTGAAACCACGCCAGGCCCTCTAGTCATCGTGCTACAATTTGTTGGTTTTTTAGGAGGTTGGCACAAAGCCGGTTCTTTGCCTCCTTTACTTACAGCTACATTTTGCTCTGGAATTACCGCTTGGGCCACATTTGTGCCAAGTTTTTTATGGATTTTTCTGGGTGCTAGCTATACCGAAAAGTTGCAACAGAAAAAAAATTTTGTCGCTGCTTTAGCGGCCATTGCTGCTGCCGTTTTAGGTGTTTTAGCTAGTTTAACATTTTGGTTTGCTCAAGCCGCATTCTTAAAAGAAGGCAAAATTAATTTTTTCGTTCTTCTTACTGCCGGAGCATGCTTTTGGCTTTTAAAACGTTTGGAGTATCGCGTCGTGCCCATTATTTTATTTGGAGCTTTAGCAGGAGCCGCAAAATTTTATTTCCTAAGCTAA
- a CDS encoding outer membrane lipoprotein-sorting protein, with translation MKKQALFIMSFILSSLVSSILEASPDTTQEKSLPSTVTIIKRVWANMKWEPFTMVGILRVRNERWPLSLKTKPYEMEYEFKTEDNSKKIRVTYDPQGSHVLTRSQDREPWGELPVDQWNQSILRTDLTYEELALDFLSWPKIEKVDVDSFKTEAAFVLDAFPVKKTSSFSKVRFWVSQQHYVLMRADFYNQNNQIAKRIEVNGVQKIGNVWVLKELQISTRFLDRDLSRSRTYLEIQKVVEDNIH, from the coding sequence ATGAAGAAACAAGCACTTTTCATCATGAGTTTTATTCTTTCGAGTTTGGTCTCCTCTATTTTGGAAGCTTCTCCTGACACGACTCAGGAAAAATCTTTGCCCTCAACAGTTACTATTATCAAGCGAGTTTGGGCCAATATGAAATGGGAACCTTTTACCATGGTTGGTATTTTACGAGTCCGGAATGAACGTTGGCCTTTGTCTTTGAAGACAAAACCTTATGAAATGGAGTATGAATTCAAAACAGAAGATAATTCCAAAAAGATTCGAGTGACTTATGATCCTCAAGGCTCACATGTTTTGACTCGCTCTCAGGATCGAGAACCTTGGGGGGAATTGCCTGTTGATCAATGGAATCAATCGATTTTAAGAACGGATTTGACTTATGAAGAGCTAGCGCTGGATTTTCTGAGTTGGCCAAAGATAGAAAAGGTGGATGTAGATTCTTTTAAAACGGAGGCTGCTTTTGTTTTGGATGCGTTTCCAGTGAAAAAAACTTCATCTTTTTCAAAAGTCAGATTTTGGGTGAGTCAGCAACATTATGTTTTGATGCGCGCTGATTTTTATAATCAAAACAATCAAATTGCCAAACGTATTGAAGTTAATGGTGTGCAAAAAATAGGGAATGTTTGGGTTTTGAAGGAGCTACAAATTTCCACTCGTTTTTTGGATCGTGATCTTTCTCGCTCCCGCACTTATTTGGAAATTCAAAAAGTGGTGGAGGATAACATTCATTAA
- a CDS encoding phosphatase PAP2 family protein translates to MWEQWLNWDRMAFTTLNQHWTHSFLDYFTAIICDQKLFMPILIGLGIVLLIGGTQRVRFFLILAVATLIINDGIVSPTLRHWIHRPRPHEALIGARRVELKSLAPRIRITTHIKPKSSGRSTPSSHMTNNVSIFAIAFLFFPTLRIPIVIWLFLMGYARIYTGAHYPSDILFSIWIALLESALIVSIGFYLQSLIQNFKANHNTTTFNQS, encoded by the coding sequence ATGTGGGAGCAATGGTTAAACTGGGATCGTATGGCGTTCACGACATTGAATCAACATTGGACGCACAGTTTTCTGGATTACTTCACAGCGATTATTTGCGATCAAAAATTATTTATGCCCATTTTGATTGGTTTAGGAATCGTTTTGCTCATCGGCGGAACACAACGCGTCCGTTTCTTTCTCATTTTGGCAGTAGCCACTCTCATTATTAACGACGGCATCGTTAGTCCAACTTTGCGACATTGGATTCATCGTCCGAGACCTCACGAAGCTTTAATCGGAGCGCGGCGTGTGGAACTAAAAAGTCTAGCTCCCCGTATTCGAATCACCACCCACATCAAACCTAAGTCTAGTGGTCGATCCACCCCTTCCTCACATATGACCAATAATGTCTCTATCTTTGCCATCGCTTTTTTGTTTTTTCCAACGCTTCGTATTCCTATCGTTATATGGCTTTTTCTAATGGGTTACGCTCGCATTTATACTGGCGCCCATTATCCGAGCGATATTCTTTTTTCAATTTGGATCGCTTTACTAGAATCCGCTCTCATTGTCTCAATTGGATTTTATTTACAAAGCTTAATTCAAAATTTTAAAGCAAACCATAATACAACCACTTTCAATCAATCATAA
- a CDS encoding tetratricopeptide repeat protein: MKSSRFLFFFLLSGFLFPSSLVLRGQSDEEKSEFQVIQKIIDDGLFFYAEAKLKRFLANYPESEFQRQARLWLGQSQYSLGQFEQAIATLKPNVENKNHPWREASLFYTASAYADNQQWDKAENFYRMLLAENSQPRDETILGLGWVLLNQNKVTEGQELLRAVVEDKKNQSLAQLAEIVLAKDRIRRSDFEGAKKILTELKEEKLSSKVKYEVELWLGKIAFANKSFSEARHHFEVITLDPQAFPKSVVAQAILGLGESLLSLGEADEALSLFEKNIVAAKQEGNVLVATKYYIQAAKQLGNRGASALSHLQDLISQNLDKPFAAACLYAIGEAQTQEQQKEAAKVTWNQIVDHFPETSWHSLALCRLGEMEWKGTNVENAVTLFQRAMKEKSDPALVSEAQFRLGEVYFSNQQYAEAYTNFLAVLENSGAGSLKEKAVFNALLALSKQNRIAEFDQLKSRFASLFPESLLQEQTIQEQAQLYVRLGQWERARERWQMLLDNYPETESRARVMLAIGQSFYDEAKYQEAVDQLTQITRKFSEGDIFVSAEFLKLCALYQIDRKNADKILNQLQTLLAQFPQASVSGSIQFKMGQIYFDKEDFPNAQIQFETMAKNYAKHDSADEALYFAGLAALRRANWEAAVSLFEELTRRYPNSSRVLDARLGQGDALTSQAKFSSAIAIYDAIIQRFFDQPQVALAYLGRGLCLFRLAADAESEKRYTEALAAFNEGLKQEKIKVEWRNEAGWRKGKTLEKLGKTQEALEAYLDVVYGRWTATTQTNQVFPPEYYWFGKAVVEAGTLLEQKQDWKGAIALYRVAEKQGGPEVGAWRDRRLKLQRDYFIYD, encoded by the coding sequence ATGAAATCATCGCGCTTCCTTTTCTTTTTTTTACTAAGCGGTTTTCTGTTTCCATCTTCTCTTGTTTTGCGAGGGCAAAGCGATGAAGAGAAAAGTGAGTTTCAAGTCATTCAGAAAATTATAGATGATGGATTGTTTTTTTATGCTGAAGCAAAATTAAAAAGATTTTTGGCAAATTATCCCGAAAGCGAATTCCAAAGACAGGCGCGTTTATGGTTGGGGCAAAGTCAGTATTCACTCGGTCAGTTTGAGCAAGCCATCGCAACCTTAAAGCCTAATGTGGAAAATAAAAATCATCCTTGGCGCGAAGCCTCACTTTTTTATACCGCAAGCGCTTACGCTGATAACCAACAATGGGATAAAGCAGAAAATTTTTATCGAATGTTGCTTGCTGAAAATTCTCAACCTCGCGATGAAACTATTTTGGGTTTAGGTTGGGTGTTATTAAATCAAAATAAAGTAACGGAAGGTCAGGAACTTTTGAGAGCGGTAGTTGAGGACAAAAAAAATCAGTCCTTGGCGCAACTGGCGGAAATTGTGTTGGCGAAGGACAGGATTCGCCGTAGCGACTTCGAAGGAGCAAAGAAAATCTTAACCGAGTTGAAGGAGGAAAAATTAAGTTCCAAAGTAAAATATGAAGTTGAGCTTTGGTTGGGAAAAATTGCATTTGCGAATAAGAGTTTTTCTGAGGCGAGGCATCATTTTGAAGTCATCACTTTGGATCCTCAGGCTTTTCCCAAATCAGTGGTGGCACAAGCTATTTTAGGATTGGGAGAAAGTCTGCTTTCTCTTGGCGAAGCCGATGAGGCGCTATCCCTTTTTGAAAAAAATATTGTTGCGGCTAAGCAGGAGGGGAATGTATTGGTGGCTACGAAATATTATATTCAAGCTGCTAAGCAGTTGGGTAATCGTGGAGCCAGTGCTTTATCGCATTTACAAGATTTAATTTCCCAAAATTTGGATAAACCCTTTGCAGCGGCGTGTCTGTATGCGATTGGTGAAGCTCAAACCCAGGAACAACAAAAAGAGGCAGCAAAAGTAACGTGGAATCAGATTGTTGATCATTTTCCGGAAACTTCTTGGCATAGTTTGGCGTTGTGTCGTTTGGGAGAAATGGAATGGAAGGGAACCAATGTAGAAAATGCGGTGACTTTATTTCAGCGAGCGATGAAGGAAAAATCGGATCCGGCTTTGGTAAGTGAAGCGCAATTTCGATTGGGTGAAGTTTATTTTTCTAACCAGCAGTACGCCGAGGCTTACACGAATTTTTTAGCAGTTTTAGAAAATTCTGGAGCGGGATCGCTTAAAGAAAAAGCGGTTTTTAACGCTTTATTGGCTTTGTCTAAACAAAATCGGATTGCAGAGTTTGATCAATTGAAATCGCGTTTTGCTTCGTTATTTCCTGAAAGTTTATTGCAGGAGCAGACTATTCAAGAGCAAGCTCAACTGTATGTGCGGTTGGGTCAATGGGAACGCGCTCGCGAAAGATGGCAAATGTTGTTGGATAATTATCCGGAAACAGAATCGCGCGCTCGGGTGATGTTGGCTATAGGGCAATCGTTTTACGATGAAGCCAAATATCAAGAGGCAGTCGATCAACTGACGCAGATAACTCGCAAATTTTCGGAGGGGGACATTTTTGTTTCTGCAGAATTTTTAAAGCTTTGTGCGCTTTATCAGATCGATCGAAAGAATGCCGATAAAATATTAAATCAACTTCAAACTTTGCTTGCACAATTTCCTCAAGCTTCAGTTTCAGGATCGATTCAATTTAAAATGGGCCAAATTTATTTTGATAAAGAGGATTTTCCTAATGCACAGATTCAGTTTGAGACGATGGCGAAAAACTATGCTAAGCATGACTCGGCCGATGAGGCACTTTATTTTGCAGGTTTAGCGGCGTTGCGTCGCGCTAATTGGGAGGCTGCAGTGAGCTTGTTTGAGGAGTTGACGCGACGTTATCCCAATTCGTCAAGAGTTTTGGATGCTCGTTTGGGTCAAGGTGATGCTTTGACTTCACAGGCAAAATTTTCTTCTGCGATAGCGATTTATGATGCAATTATTCAACGATTTTTTGATCAACCGCAAGTAGCTTTGGCCTATTTGGGGCGGGGCCTTTGTTTGTTTCGGTTAGCCGCTGATGCGGAAAGTGAGAAGCGTTATACTGAAGCTTTAGCTGCATTCAATGAAGGTTTGAAGCAAGAAAAAATAAAGGTGGAGTGGAGAAATGAGGCGGGTTGGCGAAAAGGCAAGACATTGGAAAAGTTAGGAAAAACGCAAGAGGCACTGGAAGCTTATTTGGATGTAGTATATGGTCGATGGACGGCAACGACCCAAACTAATCAAGTTTTTCCACCGGAATATTATTGGTTTGGCAAAGCAGTGGTTGAGGCAGGAACTTTGTTGGAACAAAAACAGGATTGGAAAGGGGCCATTGCTCTTTATCGTGTTGCGGAAAAGCAAGGTGGTCCAGAGGTGGGAGCGTGGCGTGATCGGCGTCTTAAATTGCAACGCGATTATTTTATTTATGATTGA